In one window of Bacillota bacterium DNA:
- the galE gene encoding UDP-glucose 4-epimerase GalE, with protein sequence MNILVTGGAGYIGSHTCVALLEAGHTVIVADNLCNSKAETLDKVKQLTDKDVTFYEIDVTDEIAVDSVFATHQIDGIIHFAGLKAVGESVEKPLSYYYNNLVSTIVLSKACLKYGVGKFVFSSSATVYGENEVPFVETMDLLPTTNPYGETKAISERMLTDAAKSNTEFSVSLLRYFNPVGAHESGLIGEAPTGIPNNLMPYVTQVAKGKLDQLRVFGNDYPTIDGTGVRDYIHVMDLAEGHVVALDKLTSGVHIYNLGTGEGTSVLQLVKAFEKANDIEVPYEIVDRRPGDIAECYADASKAKRDLGWTAKRDLLDMCRDAWRFERNYEE encoded by the coding sequence ATGAACATACTAGTAACCGGCGGTGCAGGATATATAGGCTCACATACTTGTGTTGCTCTGCTGGAAGCAGGGCATACTGTGATTGTTGCAGATAATCTTTGCAACAGTAAGGCTGAGACCTTAGATAAAGTAAAACAGTTAACGGATAAGGATGTTACTTTCTATGAGATAGACGTGACAGATGAAATAGCGGTGGACAGCGTTTTTGCCACTCACCAGATAGATGGCATCATTCATTTTGCCGGTCTTAAGGCAGTGGGTGAGTCGGTGGAGAAGCCACTTTCCTATTATTATAATAATTTGGTAAGTACTATAGTTTTGAGCAAGGCTTGCCTGAAGTACGGTGTGGGCAAATTTGTATTTAGCTCATCAGCCACCGTGTATGGAGAGAATGAAGTTCCCTTTGTTGAAACCATGGATTTACTTCCAACCACGAATCCGTATGGTGAAACCAAAGCCATAAGTGAGCGGATGCTTACTGATGCAGCCAAATCAAATACTGAGTTTTCAGTTTCCCTGTTAAGGTATTTTAACCCGGTAGGAGCCCATGAGAGCGGTTTAATTGGTGAAGCGCCTACCGGTATTCCCAACAACCTGATGCCGTATGTAACCCAAGTGGCGAAAGGGAAGTTGGACCAGCTCCGTGTTTTTGGCAATGACTATCCAACTATAGATGGCACAGGTGTTAGAGATTATATTCATGTGATGGATCTGGCCGAAGGGCATGTGGTCGCATTAGATAAGTTGACATCAGGAGTACATATTTATAACCTGGGGACTGGAGAAGGCACTTCAGTTTTACAGTTAGTGAAGGCCTTTGAAAAGGCAAATGATATTGAGGTGCCCTATGAAATTGTAGATCGTAGGCCGGGTGATATTGCCGAGTGTTACGCTGATGCTTCAAAAGCTAAAAGAGATTTGGGCTGGACTGCTAAACGGGATTTGCTGGATATGTGCCGGGATGCCTGGCGGTTTGAGAGGAATTATGAGGAATAA
- a CDS encoding N-acetylmuramoyl-L-alanine amidase, with amino-acid sequence MQYTHIVVHHTGAEEKDAEQVKQYHLSLGWRDIGYNYVIERSGNIVNGRPPGIPGAHCRAQGMNRCSLGVAVLGNMDKHQLLPAQHQGLVTLLQKLARRHDIPAENILGHREVPGTATACPGRFTDMQALRSGLAHGTLPDGSANRIGDIPRRGVSPFLNQEDDGTVPVAPTPKTPDVLWRVQVGAFRARKNAEAYAQSLKQKGVNAFVVRNKGG; translated from the coding sequence ATGCAATACACGCATATAGTTGTGCACCACACCGGTGCCGAAGAAAAGGACGCCGAGCAGGTAAAGCAGTACCACTTATCGCTGGGCTGGCGGGATATAGGATACAACTACGTCATAGAGCGCAGCGGCAACATAGTCAATGGCCGCCCGCCGGGCATCCCCGGAGCCCATTGCCGGGCCCAAGGCATGAACCGGTGCTCTCTGGGCGTGGCCGTGCTAGGAAACATGGACAAACACCAACTGCTGCCAGCACAGCACCAGGGCCTGGTGACACTACTGCAAAAGCTGGCCCGCCGGCACGACATCCCGGCAGAAAACATACTGGGCCACCGGGAAGTACCCGGGACCGCCACAGCCTGCCCCGGACGCTTCACAGACATGCAAGCCCTGCGCTCCGGCCTGGCCCACGGCACTCTCCCTGATGGCTCTGCGAATAGAATCGGGGACATTCCCCGAAGGGGTGTGTCCCCTTTCCTTAATCAGGAAGACGATGGAACTGTCCCCGTGGCTCCGACCCCAAAGACCCCAGACGTTCTCTGGCGAGTGCAGGTGGGCGCCTTTCGCGCCAGGAAAAATGCCGAAGCATACGCCCAAAGTTTAAAGCAAAAAGGCGTAAACGCCTTCGTGGTGCGTAACAAAGGGGGTTAA
- a CDS encoding YvrJ family protein: protein MEEILQGVANVGFPIAVAAYLLVRIENKLDDLSLSIHQLARVVSEKEAGG from the coding sequence ATGGAAGAGATCCTACAAGGCGTTGCCAACGTAGGCTTTCCCATCGCCGTGGCCGCCTACCTACTGGTACGCATAGAAAACAAACTGGATGACCTTTCACTCAGCATCCACCAACTGGCCCGGGTCGTCAGCGAAAAAGAAGCAGGGGGGTAA
- a CDS encoding DUF2922 domain-containing protein: MPITTSQTLRMVFRSQGGTSMTISLDNPRTDVTAAEIETVMDTIITKNVFSTNGGDLASKYDIKVVDRTTNDLYDPA, translated from the coding sequence ATGCCTATCACCACCAGCCAGACCCTACGTATGGTATTCAGGAGCCAGGGGGGCACCAGCATGACCATCAGCCTGGACAACCCCCGCACCGACGTTACCGCCGCTGAAATTGAGACCGTCATGGACACCATCATCACCAAAAACGTCTTCAGCACCAACGGCGGGGACCTCGCCAGCAAATACGACATAAAAGTAGTGGACAGGACCACCAACGACCTCTACGACCCCGCGTAG
- a CDS encoding DUF1659 domain-containing protein gives MPIVNVPTEAVVRLRFQVGTDGQGNPEFSNKNLHNIKPAALDADLHEVAQALAGLVQDPLDSVTRIDTGELINQL, from the coding sequence ATGCCAATAGTAAATGTTCCCACTGAAGCTGTGGTCCGCCTCCGCTTCCAAGTAGGCACCGACGGTCAAGGCAACCCGGAATTCAGCAACAAAAACCTGCACAACATCAAGCCAGCCGCTCTGGATGCCGACCTGCACGAAGTAGCCCAGGCACTGGCCGGATTGGTACAGGACCCCCTGGACTCCGTAACTCGCATCGACACCGGAGAACTAATCAACCAACTTTAA
- a CDS encoding TrkA family potassium uptake protein codes for MKKKSILVIGAGRFGRGVIEGLYEQGHDIFLIDRDEEALDHVRDMIISGAIMDVGDDEEELAQLVGQKNFDEAVVAMGSDFEGALIATSILKEADARVSVKASTRRRGNVLEKMGADKVVFPERDMGLRLAHTISAESEIDFLELPRGFVVEQLEVGPGFAEKTISKLDTTNRFGISILMIYHNGEPEQPTPTTRLTRGDIMIVFGQKTKLHLFEAENFGKRK; via the coding sequence ATGAAGAAAAAATCCATTTTGGTTATCGGGGCGGGCCGCTTCGGTCGCGGAGTCATCGAAGGACTATATGAACAGGGCCACGACATATTTCTTATCGACAGAGACGAGGAAGCCCTGGACCATGTGCGGGACATGATCATCTCCGGGGCAATCATGGACGTTGGTGACGACGAAGAGGAACTGGCTCAGCTGGTGGGGCAAAAGAATTTTGACGAGGCCGTGGTGGCTATGGGGTCTGACTTTGAAGGCGCCCTGATTGCCACCAGTATCCTTAAAGAGGCAGATGCCCGGGTATCCGTGAAGGCTTCCACCCGGAGAAGAGGCAATGTGCTGGAAAAAATGGGCGCAGACAAGGTAGTCTTTCCGGAGCGGGACATGGGCTTGCGCCTGGCCCACACCATATCAGCCGAATCGGAGATAGACTTCCTGGAGCTACCCCGGGGGTTCGTCGTGGAACAACTGGAGGTAGGCCCCGGATTTGCGGAAAAAACTATCTCCAAACTCGATACCACCAACCGGTTCGGTATCTCCATCTTAATGATTTACCACAACGGAGAGCCTGAGCAGCCAACCCCCACCACACGCCTTACCCGAGGCGACATAATGATTGTCTTTGGCCAAAAAACAAAACTGCACCTCTTTGAAGCTGAAAATTTCGGCAAACGCAAATAA
- a CDS encoding helix-turn-helix transcriptional regulator, which translates to MSRFPQRLKLLREEKQLYQKDLAKALDLSRSTITAYESGKREPDQNTLNRIANLFDVSVDYLMGRTEFRKFPSHEADSNDLPYIPPRDLDTVLRENNVTFNGTPLTAEDKEDLIEFMKVALKAIKKRK; encoded by the coding sequence ATGTCAAGATTTCCCCAACGTCTAAAGCTATTAAGGGAAGAAAAGCAATTATATCAGAAAGATTTGGCAAAAGCCCTAGACCTCTCGCGTTCTACCATAACAGCCTATGAATCCGGTAAAAGAGAACCTGACCAGAACACACTGAACCGGATTGCAAATCTATTTGATGTTTCGGTGGATTACCTTATGGGGCGCACAGAATTTCGCAAATTCCCTTCACATGAGGCAGATTCCAATGATTTACCATATATACCACCTAGGGATCTGGACACCGTTTTACGTGAGAACAATGTCACATTCAACGGAACACCTCTAACTGCAGAAGACAAAGAAGATCTAATTGAATTCATGAAAGTGGCTTTAAAAGCAATTAAAAAAAGGAAATAA
- a CDS encoding Spo0E family sporulation regulatory protein-aspartic acid phosphatase gives MDTNEKKSLVEEKIEELRLVLNNLPASSFSSGKMLELSRQLDQHIADYQKFQWVEKKK, from the coding sequence TTGGACACTAATGAAAAAAAGTCACTTGTTGAAGAAAAAATTGAAGAGCTGCGCCTTGTTTTAAACAATCTGCCGGCGTCATCTTTCTCCAGCGGAAAAATGCTTGAGCTTAGTCGCCAGTTAGATCAACATATAGCTGATTATCAAAAGTTTCAGTGGGTTGAAAAGAAAAAATAA
- a CDS encoding type II toxin-antitoxin system prevent-host-death family antitoxin, producing MPKIKPDSDLRNYNEVLKDITVGDPVFLTKNGRGRFAILDIEEYEKNQATIKLLFKLMEAEKGVKTGDEWLAEAQVKEDLGV from the coding sequence ATGCCGAAAATAAAACCCGATTCTGATTTGAGAAATTATAATGAAGTTTTAAAGGACATCACGGTAGGAGATCCGGTTTTCTTAACAAAAAATGGTCGAGGTAGGTTTGCAATTCTTGATATCGAAGAATATGAAAAAAATCAAGCAACGATTAAACTTCTGTTTAAGCTGATGGAAGCAGAAAAGGGTGTTAAAACCGGTGATGAATGGTTAGCAGAAGCACAAGTAAAGGAAGATTTGGGAGTATAG
- a CDS encoding WecB/TagA/CpsF family glycosyltransferase: MKVELLGAKIDALNMQETENMVAGMVSRGREGQVITLNPEYLYQAQYEPGLLDVANSAGVVTPDGEGIVWACKTSGHPVPERVTGIDLMLRLVRRAAAEGWKVFLLGASPGVADAAAKKLSERFSGLQVVGTHHGYFKDDKDKEVLDRIIAAGPDLLFVALGAPRQELWIHRYLQQLNCVAMGVGGSFDVISGHVQRAPLWTQRLKIEWFYRLVKEPTRWRRMMVLPKFAWLVTKKYRLKT, from the coding sequence ATGAAGGTAGAACTTTTAGGTGCCAAAATCGATGCTTTGAATATGCAGGAAACGGAGAATATGGTGGCCGGGATGGTGAGCCGGGGACGTGAGGGGCAGGTAATTACCCTTAACCCTGAATATCTTTACCAGGCCCAGTATGAGCCGGGTCTTTTAGATGTAGCTAACAGTGCGGGAGTTGTCACCCCGGACGGTGAGGGGATTGTCTGGGCCTGTAAGACATCCGGGCATCCGGTGCCGGAGCGGGTGACCGGTATTGACCTCATGCTGCGCCTGGTGCGGCGAGCTGCCGCGGAAGGCTGGAAGGTGTTTTTGCTGGGGGCTTCGCCGGGAGTGGCTGATGCCGCGGCAAAAAAGCTTAGTGAAAGATTTTCCGGTTTGCAGGTGGTGGGAACCCACCACGGCTACTTTAAGGATGATAAGGACAAGGAAGTTCTGGATAGAATTATTGCTGCCGGGCCGGATCTGTTATTTGTGGCCCTGGGTGCCCCCCGGCAGGAGCTGTGGATTCACCGTTATCTGCAGCAATTAAACTGCGTGGCCATGGGAGTGGGCGGTAGTTTTGACGTTATTTCCGGCCATGTGCAGCGCGCGCCTTTATGGACTCAGCGCCTAAAAATAGAGTGGTTTTACCGCCTGGTTAAGGAACCCACGCGGTGGCGTAGGATGATGGTGTTGCCAAAATTTGCCTGGCTGGTCACCAAAAAATACCGGCTAAAAACTTAA
- a CDS encoding LytR family transcriptional regulator codes for MTGRRRRRNKSNKRLPLILAVIASLVVFAVAYGVTSGGYFPWPSFGDDQTDNGDKKQPQAKAGVDLPGFNVLLLGTDDREEGDDYSRTDTIIVLNYNDEAKRMSMLSIPRDSRVQIPGSGLDKINAANVYGGPELAAETVSQLIGVNVDKYILTNFYGFKDIVDALGGVTLNVEKNMYKAGEQSYGGRFGINLKKGEQRLDGDKALQYVRFRGDGYGDITRTGRQLKFLKALGNEVMQAKTITKLPKLIPELMGNIETNLGPTQLLQLAKAGKNLDNVEMVTQTLPGHFLENAQGSFWAVDQQQAKRVALALFEDGKVLQEVVQGPTEDLRPEPEPEEEDKEEVMLSKREGEANGNDSTSSEQQDTGGDNQEQPAENEEPASANNTAGQNEEDNTEGAQTPANNEEQQDNVDESVPPEGLPVMKEIPEQNKDSQVKIIIDVNNGGAST; via the coding sequence ATGACAGGGCGCAGAAGGCGGCGCAATAAAAGTAACAAGAGACTCCCGTTAATACTGGCTGTTATTGCATCCCTGGTGGTTTTTGCCGTTGCCTACGGCGTTACCTCGGGTGGCTATTTCCCGTGGCCCAGTTTTGGCGATGACCAAACCGATAATGGTGACAAAAAACAGCCTCAGGCTAAGGCGGGTGTTGATTTGCCCGGTTTTAATGTCCTCCTGCTGGGTACCGACGACCGGGAGGAAGGGGATGACTACAGCCGTACCGATACCATAATTGTCTTAAACTATAACGATGAGGCCAAACGCATGTCTATGCTATCCATACCCAGAGACAGCAGGGTGCAGATACCCGGGAGCGGGTTGGATAAAATAAACGCCGCCAATGTGTATGGTGGGCCGGAACTGGCTGCGGAGACAGTTTCTCAGTTAATTGGAGTCAATGTAGACAAATATATCCTAACCAATTTTTACGGTTTTAAAGATATTGTAGATGCTCTGGGCGGGGTAACACTTAACGTGGAAAAAAATATGTATAAGGCCGGGGAGCAGTCCTACGGAGGCAGGTTCGGAATTAACTTAAAAAAGGGTGAACAGCGCCTGGACGGCGATAAGGCGCTCCAGTATGTACGGTTCAGGGGAGACGGCTATGGAGATATAACCCGCACCGGGCGGCAGTTAAAGTTTCTCAAGGCGCTGGGTAATGAAGTGATGCAGGCTAAGACCATAACCAAGCTGCCCAAGCTAATTCCGGAATTAATGGGCAATATAGAAACTAATTTGGGTCCCACACAGCTGCTGCAGCTGGCCAAGGCAGGCAAAAACCTGGATAACGTGGAAATGGTCACCCAAACTTTGCCGGGACATTTTTTGGAAAATGCACAAGGAAGTTTTTGGGCTGTGGATCAACAGCAGGCCAAGCGTGTAGCTCTGGCGCTTTTTGAAGATGGAAAGGTTTTGCAGGAAGTGGTGCAGGGTCCCACGGAAGACCTGAGGCCGGAACCGGAACCTGAGGAAGAGGATAAAGAAGAGGTTATGCTCTCCAAGCGTGAAGGAGAAGCCAATGGAAACGACTCCACCTCGTCTGAGCAGCAGGACACCGGGGGGGATAATCAGGAACAACCGGCTGAAAATGAAGAACCGGCATCTGCAAACAATACTGCCGGTCAAAACGAAGAAGATAATACCGAAGGTGCCCAAACCCCGGCCAATAATGAAGAACAGCAGGATAATGTTGATGAATCAGTACCGCCGGAAGGCTTGCCCGTAATGAAAGAAATACCGGAACAGAATAAAGACAGTCAGGTTAAGATTATAATTGATGTGAATAACGGCGGCGCTTCTACTTAA